A window from Pseudomonas kribbensis encodes these proteins:
- the hisC gene encoding histidinol-phosphate transaminase, translating to MSKFWSPFVKDLVPYVPGEQPKLTRLVKLNTNENPYGPSPKALAAMQTELNDNLRLYPDPNSDLLKNAVAKYYGVQSNQVFLGNGSDEVLAHIFHGLLQHDQPLLFPDISYSFYPVYCGLYGIKFDAVPLDAQFRINPADYAKPNGGIIFPNPNAPTGCLLALEAVEQILKASPDSVVVVDEAYIDFGGETAISLVGRYPNLLVTQTLSKSRSLAGLRVGLAVGHPDLIEALERVKNSFNSYPIDRMANVGAAAAFEDREYFDKTCALVIESREWVIAQLQAKGFEVLPSAANFIFARHPQHDAAGLAAKLREQGVIVRHFKQERIAQFLRISIGTPEQNQALIDGLGDL from the coding sequence ATGAGTAAATTCTGGAGCCCGTTCGTCAAGGATCTGGTGCCTTATGTACCGGGCGAGCAGCCGAAGCTGACCCGTCTGGTCAAACTCAACACCAACGAAAACCCGTACGGCCCGTCGCCAAAAGCCCTGGCGGCGATGCAGACCGAACTCAACGACAACCTGCGCCTATACCCGGACCCGAACAGCGATCTGCTGAAAAACGCCGTCGCCAAGTACTACGGCGTGCAGAGCAATCAGGTGTTCCTCGGCAACGGTTCGGACGAAGTGCTGGCGCACATCTTCCACGGTCTGCTGCAGCATGATCAGCCGCTGCTGTTTCCGGACATCAGCTACAGCTTCTATCCGGTCTACTGCGGCCTGTACGGCATCAAGTTCGATGCGGTGCCGCTGGATGCACAGTTCCGTATCAACCCGGCGGACTACGCCAAACCGAACGGCGGGATCATCTTCCCCAACCCGAATGCGCCGACCGGTTGCCTGCTGGCGCTGGAAGCGGTCGAGCAGATCCTCAAGGCCAGCCCGGATTCCGTGGTAGTGGTCGACGAGGCCTACATCGACTTCGGCGGCGAGACCGCGATCAGTCTGGTGGGCCGTTATCCGAACCTGCTGGTGACCCAGACCCTGTCCAAGTCCCGTTCGCTGGCGGGCCTGCGGGTCGGTCTGGCGGTCGGCCATCCGGACCTGATCGAGGCGCTGGAGCGGGTCAAGAACAGCTTCAACTCCTATCCGATCGATCGCATGGCCAATGTCGGTGCAGCGGCAGCGTTCGAGGATCGCGAATACTTCGACAAGACCTGCGCGCTGGTCATCGAGAGTCGTGAGTGGGTGATTGCGCAGTTGCAGGCCAAAGGCTTTGAAGTGTTGCCATCGGCGGCAAACTTCATCTTCGCCCGGCACCCGCAACATGATGCGGCAGGGCTGGCGGCCAAATTGCGTGAGCAGGGTGTGATCGTGCGCCACTTCAAGCAGGAGCGGATTGCCCAGTTCCTGCGGATCTCGATCGGTACGCCGGAGCAGAATCAGGCGTTGATCGACGGTCTCGGCGACCTCTGA
- the algW gene encoding Do family serine endopeptidase AlgW, producing the protein MLKALRFFGWPLLAGVLIALLIIQRYPQWVGLPSLDVNLQQAPQTTSVQQGPVSYADAVVIAAPSVVNLYTTKVIAKPAHPLFEDPQFRRFFGDNSPKQKRMESSLGSGVIMSPEGYILTNNHVTTGADQIVVALKDGRETLARVIGSDPETDLAVLKIDLKNLPAITVGRSDNIRIGDVALAIGNPFGVGQTVTMGIISATGRNQLGLNNYEDFIQTDAAINPGNSGGALVDANGNLTGINTAIFSKSGGSQGIGFAIPVKLAMEVMKSIIEHGQVIRGWLGIEVQPLTQELAESFGLSGRPGIVVAGIFRDGPAQKAGLQLGDVILSIDGEPAGDGRKSMNQVARIKPTDKVTIQVMRNGKELKLTAEIGLRPPPAPVKEEE; encoded by the coding sequence ATGCTCAAGGCGCTGCGTTTTTTCGGCTGGCCGCTGTTGGCCGGTGTGCTTATCGCTCTGTTGATTATTCAGCGTTACCCGCAGTGGGTCGGGCTTCCGAGCCTCGACGTCAACCTGCAACAGGCTCCGCAGACCACCAGCGTGCAACAGGGGCCGGTGTCCTACGCCGATGCGGTGGTGATTGCCGCGCCGTCGGTGGTCAACCTCTACACCACCAAAGTCATCGCCAAACCGGCGCATCCGCTGTTCGAGGATCCGCAGTTCCGCCGCTTCTTCGGTGACAACTCACCGAAGCAGAAGCGCATGGAGTCGAGCCTCGGCTCCGGCGTGATCATGAGCCCGGAAGGCTACATCCTGACCAACAACCACGTCACCACCGGCGCGGACCAGATCGTCGTGGCGCTCAAGGATGGCCGTGAAACCCTGGCCCGGGTGATCGGCAGCGACCCGGAAACCGACCTGGCGGTGCTGAAGATCGACCTGAAAAACCTGCCGGCGATCACCGTCGGTCGCTCCGACAACATCCGCATCGGCGACGTCGCACTGGCCATCGGCAACCCGTTCGGGGTCGGCCAGACCGTGACCATGGGCATCATCAGCGCCACCGGCCGTAATCAGCTGGGCCTGAACAACTACGAAGATTTCATCCAGACCGACGCGGCGATCAACCCGGGCAACTCCGGCGGCGCACTGGTGGACGCCAACGGCAACCTCACCGGCATCAACACGGCGATCTTCTCCAAGTCCGGTGGTTCGCAAGGCATCGGTTTTGCGATCCCGGTGAAGCTGGCGATGGAAGTGATGAAGTCGATCATCGAGCACGGTCAGGTGATTCGTGGCTGGCTGGGGATCGAGGTGCAACCGCTGACCCAGGAACTGGCGGAGTCGTTCGGTCTGTCGGGGCGTCCGGGGATTGTGGTGGCGGGGATTTTCCGCGATGGCCCGGCACAGAAGGCCGGCCTGCAACTGGGTGACGTGATTCTCAGCATCGACGGCGAACCGGCCGGCGATGGCCGCAAGTCGATGAACCAGGTGGCGCGGATCAAGCCGACCGACAAGGTCACGATTCAAGTGATGCGCAATGGCAAGGAATTGAAGCTGACCGCCGAGATCGGTCTGCGCCCGCCACCGGCACCAGTGAAAGAAGAAGAGTAA
- a CDS encoding Nif3-like dinuclear metal center hexameric protein gives MAVALSTLVEEADRYLGSAKIADYCPNGLQVEGRPQVMRIVSGVTASQALLDAAVEAEADLVLVHHGYFWKGENPCITGMKQRRLKTLLKHDISLLTYHLPLDLHPDVGNNVQLARQLDITVEGPLDPDNLKIVGLVGSLDEPVTARDFARRVQERMGREPLLIEGSAMIRRVGWCTGGGQGYIDNAIAAGVDLFISGEASEQTFHSARENDISFIAAGHHATERYGVQALGDYLAKRFALEHIFIDCPNPI, from the coding sequence ATGGCCGTTGCCCTCAGTACCCTGGTCGAAGAAGCCGACCGTTACCTCGGCAGTGCGAAAATTGCCGATTATTGCCCCAACGGCCTGCAGGTCGAGGGCCGTCCGCAGGTGATGCGCATCGTCAGCGGCGTCACTGCCAGCCAGGCATTGCTCGATGCCGCCGTCGAGGCCGAGGCCGATCTGGTGCTGGTGCATCACGGTTACTTCTGGAAGGGCGAGAACCCGTGCATCACCGGCATGAAGCAACGCCGCTTGAAAACCCTGCTCAAGCACGACATCAGTCTGCTGACCTATCACCTGCCGCTGGATCTGCACCCGGATGTCGGCAACAACGTGCAACTGGCCCGGCAGCTCGACATCACTGTCGAAGGGCCGCTGGACCCGGACAACCTGAAGATCGTCGGGCTGGTCGGCTCCCTGGATGAACCGGTGACCGCCCGCGACTTCGCCCGTCGCGTGCAGGAACGCATGGGCCGTGAGCCGCTGCTGATCGAGGGCAGCGCGATGATCCGTCGGGTCGGCTGGTGCACCGGCGGCGGTCAGGGCTACATCGACAACGCCATCGCCGCCGGCGTCGATCTGTTTATCAGCGGTGAAGCTTCCGAGCAGACCTTCCACAGTGCCCGGGAAAACGACATCAGCTTCATCGCTGCCGGCCACCACGCCACCGAACGCTACGGCGTGCAGGCGCTGGGCGATTATCTGGCGAAGCGGTTTGCCCTGGAACACATCTTCATCGACTGCCCGAATCCGATCTGA